One window from the genome of Haloprofundus halobius encodes:
- a CDS encoding alpha/beta fold hydrolase, whose translation MRTRIDYGHLDGRLPYYRVGDGPRRLVVFPGFRDALWGRDSSRLVGEYLARRFREFTDEYTVWVLSRPRGLPAGHTTRDMAADYAEALREIGSASILGRSLGGLVAQQFAADSPELTRRLVLGSCGCYVGQSGAETLGRWLSWGERDEWREIQFDAVAVTYSGYRSMLYPPILGVLDRTVRPQPVVGSDVVVSCRAALEHDARRRLVDIEAPTLVLGGAHDHFYPEEILRETAAGIPNARVAVLGGVGHGAFEERRASVDATVRAFLGGRTEPMARLD comes from the coding sequence ACGGCCATCTCGACGGGCGTCTGCCGTACTACCGAGTCGGCGACGGTCCGCGACGGCTCGTCGTCTTTCCGGGATTTCGCGACGCGCTCTGGGGACGTGACTCCTCGCGTCTCGTCGGTGAGTATCTCGCGCGGCGCTTCCGCGAGTTCACCGACGAGTACACCGTCTGGGTGCTCAGTCGCCCGCGCGGACTCCCGGCGGGGCACACGACGCGCGACATGGCCGCCGACTACGCGGAGGCGCTCCGAGAGATCGGTTCCGCCTCTATCCTGGGTCGCTCGCTCGGTGGACTCGTCGCCCAGCAGTTCGCCGCCGACTCCCCGGAGTTGACGCGACGGCTCGTCCTCGGGTCCTGTGGCTGCTACGTCGGGCAATCGGGAGCCGAGACGCTCGGCCGGTGGCTCTCGTGGGGCGAGCGGGACGAGTGGCGCGAGATACAGTTCGACGCCGTCGCCGTGACGTACTCCGGTTACCGGTCGATGCTCTACCCGCCCATCCTGGGCGTACTCGACCGGACGGTGCGCCCCCAACCCGTCGTCGGGTCCGACGTGGTCGTCTCCTGTCGGGCGGCTCTGGAACACGACGCGCGGCGGCGACTCGTCGACATCGAAGCCCCGACACTCGTCCTCGGCGGCGCGCACGACCACTTCTACCCGGAGGAGATACTGCGGGAAACCGCGGCCGGAATCCCGAACGCGCGCGTCGCGGTACTCGGCGGCGTCGGCCACGGCGCGTTCGAAGAGCGGAGGGCCTCGGTCGACGCGACGGTGCGAGCGTTTCTCGGCGGTCGGACTGAACCGATGGCGAGACTCGACTGA